The Apium graveolens cultivar Ventura chromosome 11, ASM990537v1, whole genome shotgun sequence genome has a window encoding:
- the LOC141696747 gene encoding DCD domain-containing protein NRP-B: MENNNNNNTSFYQFSDQLRVQTNNFQNLSLNDSIWSTSYGSKKPETRRNFDIRVGGGLNSDPTDSVTQTDNNPKTNFNGFNHSWKIESPQVGSQFGSNSNGSFNKGVYSKPSFNFNSVNGVDSNVVGNINSAFKGKMIDQENGNFNFNYNINQQQQQQFHGKSVKKNKNKNNNNESGGKIGGENKNGVEKRFKTLPPAESLPRNERVGGYIFVCNNDTMQENLKRQLFGLPPRYRDSVRAILPGLPLFLYNYSTHQLHGVFEAASFGGTNIDPTAWEDKKNQGESRFPAQVRVMTRKVCEPLEEDSFRPILHHYDGPKFRLELSIPEAISLLDIFEETKA; encoded by the exons ATGgagaacaacaacaacaacaacacaTCTTTTTATCAATTCAGTGACCAACTTAGAGTCCAAACCAACAACTTCCAAAATCTCTCTCTTAATGACTCAATTTGGAGCACTTCTTACGGGTCAAAAAAACCCGAAACCCGACGCAACTTCGATATCCGAGTCGGAGGTGGCCTCAACTCGGACCCAACCGACTCAGTTACTCAAACTGACAATAACCCAAAAACCAATTTCAATGGCTTCAATCACAGCTGGAAAATTGAGTCTCCCCAAGTCGGGTCACAGTTCGGGTCGAACTCAAATGGGTCATTCAACAAAGGGGTTTATTCGAAACCTAGCTTTAATTTCAATTCAGTTAATGGGGTTGACTCAAATGTTGTGGGGAATATAAATAGTGCTTTTAAGGGGAAGATGATTGATCAAGAAAATggtaattttaattttaattataatattaatcagcagcagcagcagcaattTCATGGGAAGAGTGTGAAGAAGAACAAGAACAAGAATAATAATAATGAGAGTGGTGGTAAAATTGGGGGTGAGAATAAAAATGGGGTTGAAAAAAGATTTAAGACTTTGCCACCTGCAGAATCTTTGCCAAGAAATGAGAGAGTGGGTGGGTATATTTTTGTGTGTAACAATGATACTATGCAGGAGAATCTCAAGAGGCAGCTATTTG GTTTGCCTCCACGTTACCGTGATTCAGTCCGAGCCATACTACCAGGGTTGCCCTTGTTTCTCTACAATTACTCCACTCACCAACTACATGGTGTTTTTGAG GCTGCAAGCTTTGGAGGAACAAACATTGATCCCACTGCTTGGGAGGACAAGAAGAACCAAGGAGAATCCCGATTCCCTGCTCAG GTTCGTGTAATGACAAGAAAAGTTTGTGAACCACTGGAGGAGGATTCATTCAGGCCAATTCTGCACCACTACGATGGTCCTAAGTTCCGCCTGGAGCTAAGCATACCCGAG GCTATCTCTCTGTTGGACATATTCGAGGAAACCAAGGCTTGA